GCAGCAGCTCCATGCTAGCAGCTATTTTTCGGACACCTATCAACCTTTGTTGCCAACCGAAGGCCCGATGCGCTGGGCAAATGATGATGTTGACAAGCTTGAATTAAAGCGTTTAAGACGCGGCGATTATGTTCCCGATCTACTTTTAGACTTGCATGGCCTTAGGCAATCAGAAGCCAAGCTTGAATTGGCTGCGTTAATTCAAGCCTGTATCAAACAAAATAGCCTTTGTTGCTGCGTAATGCATGGTTACGGTACGGGCATTTTAAAACAACAAATTCCCATGTGGTTAGTGCAGCACCCAAAAGTCAAAGCCTTTCATCAAGCCCCCAAAGAATGGGGTGGTGATGCCGCCTTGTTAGTTTTAATTGATATTGGCGATCAACCATATCGTCGATAAACGATATAACAATTAACAAAAAGGCTTTGTGATAATCACAAAGCCTTTTTGTTTAGCTATCAAGTACGCCTTACTATTAGCTCGCTTGTGGGTAGCTCATACCCACATAACTTGCTTGTTCAAGGTGTTTATCAATTTGTACAAAAGCAGAGGTAGCAAAAATAGGTGGCTCTTTGCCAGCCACAAGCTCACTCACTAAAAAGCCCACAATCGGCATATGTGTCACCACAAGTACAGTATCAGCTTTGTACTGATCAGCATAAGCTAATATAACATCTGCCGCGGTTTTAGGATCTCCCGATGGCGTAATGTCATCAAGCACCACACATTTACGAGGTTTGGGTAAATGTTTACTCAAGACTTGCCAAGTTTGCTGAGCTCGCAAGTAAGGGCTAATAAGCACTAAATCTAGCTGGCTAATTTTACTACTGAGT
This Shewanella aestuarii DNA region includes the following protein-coding sequences:
- the smrB gene encoding endonuclease SmrB, which codes for MKEKNITDFESFSELVAGIKPLKQQTHHFKHPIKTKQQVEIKEQQLHASSYFSDTYQPLLPTEGPMRWANDDVDKLELKRLRRGDYVPDLLLDLHGLRQSEAKLELAALIQACIKQNSLCCCVMHGYGTGILKQQIPMWLVQHPKVKAFHQAPKEWGGDAALLVLIDIGDQPYRR
- the sixA gene encoding phosphohistidine phosphatase SixA, with the translated sequence MQLFLMRHGESGFDAPSDRERTLTHHGRYQTGQMANLLSSKISQLDLVLISPYLRAQQTWQVLSKHLPKPRKCVVLDDITPSGDPKTAADVILAYADQYKADTVLVVTHMPIVGFLVSELVAGKEPPIFATSAFVQIDKHLEQASYVGMSYPQAS